From the genome of Streptomyces sp. NBC_01304:
GTATCTGGACGACAAGGTCCTGCCCAAGTACGCGAAGGACTACGAGGCCCGGCCGGTGCTCGCCGCCGAGTACCCCTCGTACGAGAAGCTCCTGGCCGCGAATCCCGACTTCGTCTACGGCGGCTACGCGAGCGCCTTCGCGGCGAGCGAGGGCCGGTCGCGGGCGGCCCTCGCCAAGTCCGGGATCGAGACCCGCCTCAACGTCGAGAACTGCGCGGGCGGCCGGGCGGTGACCATGAAGGACGTCTACCGCGAGGTCCGCGAGGCGGGGTCCACCTTCGGGGTACGGGCCCGGGCGGACCGCTGGGTGGCGGGGGCCGAGCGTGAAGTCGCTGCCACGGCCGAGCAGTTGAAGGGTACGAAGCCCCTGTCGGTCTTCGTCTACGACAGCGGCGACAAAACGGCCTTCACGGCGGGCGGCAAGGGCATCGGCAACGAGATCATCACCCGCGCCGGGGGCCGCAACGTCTTCGCCGACCTCGACAAGTCCTTCGGCGACGCGTCCTGGGAGAACGTGGTCGAGCGGGCCCCCGAAGTGATCGTGATCTACGACTACGGCGGCACCACGGTCGCCCAGAAGAAGCGCCGCCTCCTGGCGGACCCGGCCCTGGCCGACGTCCCGGCCATCAAGAACAAACGCTTCGCGGTACTCCCGCTGTCGGACGCGGTGCTGGGCGTACGGGCGCCGGCAGCGACAGCAAGGCTGGCGGCTCAACTCCACCCGGACGCGACGAAGTGAGCAGCGGACCGGGACCAACGGGGGAGCAAACCTCGCAGGGCGCTTCCTCACTCTCCCCGCGGGCGGGCGAGCGGGGGCCGCAGGGCGCCGCCCCACCCTCCCCGCGGTCGGGGGAGCAAACTTCGCAGGGCGCTTCCTCACTCTCCCCGCGGGCGGGCGAGCGGGGGCCGCAAGGCGCTTCCCCACCCTCCCCGCCAACCCTGCGGGCAGGCGTGCCCCAGGGCGACGTCCCACCCCCACTTCCCTTGCGGGCAGGCGTGCCCCAGGACGCGCCCCCGCCCTCCCCGCTCCCGCCCAACCTGCGGGCAGGCGTGCCGCAGGGCGGCACGGGTGGGCGCAGCCGAAGGTGCCGCATGCCGTTGCAGAGGGGCGATGGGGGTCTACCCCTGGGCCGGAGGTGCCGCAGGCCTTTGCAAAGGGGCGATGGGGGGCTACCTCCAGGCCGAAGGCGCCGCATGCCGATGAAGCGGGGCCACGGGGGCCGGCCCCCGTACGCCCTGGTCATAGCCATACTCGTCGTCGCCCTGGCTGCAGCCACAGTCGCCGGACTCGCCCTGGGCCCAGTAAGAATCGCCCCGACCGAAGTGGTCGAGATCCTCACGGGCCAGGCAAGGCCCAGCCCCTTCCGCACCATCGTCCTCGACGTAAGACTCCCCAGGGTCCTGCTCGGCGCAGCCGTCGGCGCGGGCCTGGCCGTAATCGGAGCCGTGCTGCAAGCCCTCGTGCGGAACCCCCTGGCCGACCCCTTCCTCCTGGGAGTGTCGTCCGGAGCGAGCGCCGGCGCAGTCGGCGTCATCGTCCTGGGCGGCAGCCTGGGCCTCGCGGGCGTGGCCACGACCCTCACCATCCCGGCCGCCTCCTTCGCGGGAGCCCTCGCCAGCCTGGCCCTGGTCTACGCCCTGGCCAGAAGTGGCGCCGGCGGCTTCACCACCGGCCGTCTGATCCTCGCCGGAGTGGCGGTCGCGTACATTCTCTCCGCCCTGACCAGCCTCCTCCTCGTCACCTCGGCCCGCGCCGACCACCTCCAGGAAGTCCTCTACTGGACCCTCGGCGGCCTCGGCAGCGCCCGCTGGGACATGCTCGCCCTGCCCCTGACCGCCCTCGCCGCGGGCACCGCACTCCTGCTCGCCCTGGCCCGCCCCCTCGACCTGCTCCTCGTCGGCGAGGAGGGCGCCACCGTCCTCGGCCTCGA
Proteins encoded in this window:
- a CDS encoding FecCD family ABC transporter permease, translating into MKRGHGGRPPYALVIAILVVALAAATVAGLALGPVRIAPTEVVEILTGQARPSPFRTIVLDVRLPRVLLGAAVGAGLAVIGAVLQALVRNPLADPFLLGVSSGASAGAVGVIVLGGSLGLAGVATTLTIPAASFAGALASLALVYALARSGAGGFTTGRLILAGVAVAYILSALTSLLLVTSARADHLQEVLYWTLGGLGSARWDMLALPLTALAAGTALLLALARPLDLLLVGEEGATVLGLDTARFRRAIFVLASLLTGVLVAYSGAIGFVGLMVPHAARMLVGAAHRRLLPVAALTGAVFLVAADLAARTVAAPQDIPVGILTALTGGPFFLWLLHRSRTSEGS
- a CDS encoding ABC transporter substrate-binding protein, which produces MPRPLRALVATLALLTPLTACAGAPGGGDKPAAEAAGFPYTVNNCGVKTTFSAPPERAVTLNQHATEVLLELGLADRIAGTAYLDDKVLPKYAKDYEARPVLAAEYPSYEKLLAANPDFVYGGYASAFAASEGRSRAALAKSGIETRLNVENCAGGRAVTMKDVYREVREAGSTFGVRARADRWVAGAEREVAATAEQLKGTKPLSVFVYDSGDKTAFTAGGKGIGNEIITRAGGRNVFADLDKSFGDASWENVVERAPEVIVIYDYGGTTVAQKKRRLLADPALADVPAIKNKRFAVLPLSDAVLGVRAPAATARLAAQLHPDATK